TTGACGTGCTGACCTGCTTCAATATCAGGTTTACCGAAAGTAGCCTACACTGACCCAGCGCAAGATCGGTGCCCGGAATGGGCCGACGGCCGTCATGGCCCTGAAGCGCCGAAAGCAGACGTACTCACCGGCTTTGAAAATGTAAGACGTCCATCTGTATCCGTAGATGTCCCAGCCCTCACTGCTCCGGACACAGATGGAGTGGATTCTGCTCGTCCTCATCCCATCTTGAGCGGTCCTTCGTGACGCGGGGCAGCACCCAGGCGGGCGAGGACTTTACCGGGTATGCCATATTGCTCGATGACATCCCTACCGTTGGACATCCCGCAGACCTCCCGCTGGATGAACAGCGACCACACGCACTCGGCCGCGTTATCCACGAGCCGCTCGATCTCCGTTTCCGTACCCTGGCCCTCACGTTCGGCCAGCTTCGCGAGTGCTGCTTCCGCAGCTCGACCGGAATGACCGAGGGCACTGGCCTGCTCGGCCATCAGCTCGTACTCGAGGACCGCAAGACCTGTCGGAAACAGAGTCATTCACCGTCTCCTTTCTTTTTGTTCGCCGGAGCATTTCTCAGCGCCATCGTCACAAGCACCATCATCTGACGCTGCTGGGAATTGGAGGCGACGATGGCATGCTCGGAAATGAGCGACCCGGCATCCGGACGGCTGGCTCCCCGTATGACTTTCTCGAAATCCCTGAGCCACGGTCCAAGCCGTTCCACATAGGACTTGGCTAGGCCGGCGATTTGTTCGTCGGTACTACCCGGACCCAGCGTGTCGAACCGCTGGCCAAGTTCACTGGCGACCCCGGAAAGCTCTGTCGTTGCGAGCTGATCATACAGACCGGATATCTCGCTTCGCTCTGCGTCTCCGAAAACATGTCCGAAGAGAACGGCCTGCTCTCGTCCGGCCTTCGTAGCCTTTGCATCCCGGCCGTCTTCGAGGGCGATGAGGGCGGCACTCATCTCCTGTGGCAGGTCCAGCGTTGTCCGCCTCTCACGTAAAGAGGCGATAGTCTGACGCTGGCGCTCCAGCACCGCGATCTGCTCTGCCAGCGTCCGATCGAGGTCGTCCAGTGTCGAGGTCTCGATTTCGCCGTCCCGGTTGAGGACCGCCGGTATGTCTGAGAGACGTATCCCAAGGTTTGCCAACTGTCCGATCCTCAGCAAACGGATCAGGTGCTGGACATCATAGCTCCTGTAGCCGTTCGGCTGCCGCACAGGCTCCTTGAGAATGCCGATCTGGTGATAGTGCCTGAGGGTCCGCACGCTGACCCCCGCGATCCTGGCGATGTCATTACTCCGCATGGTGTGTTCCCAGGTGACGGGCGAGGAATTTCTCGATGGTCTGGTAAAGTTCGATGTTGCTGTCCTGGTTGATAAACCAGTGGCCCTCGCGCTCGTTTAATAGATATTCGACCTCCACCCCGTTTCTCCGAACGGCTTCGACGACCGCATCGGCCTGTGCCCTCGCGACACGGACATCGTTCGCGCCGTGTATGACGAGCAGCGGTTTACGAATGCGGTCGATGCGGCTCATCGGCGAGCGGGCGAGCATGTCCCTGTTCTGCTCGGGGTCCGTCGGGTCGCCCATATAGGCCAGATAGTTGTTGACCAGTGTCGGTCGAACAAACGGCACGGCGTCTTCGACAAGCGAACGCAGGTCGGCCATGCCGGAATAGTCGATCGCAGCCGCGAAACGATCAGGCGTAAAGCTCGCGCCGACAAGCGCCGCGTAACCGCCGTAGGAACATCCGTAGATCGCTACGGGCTTCGGGTCTGCAGCGCCCTCGGCGATCAGCCAGTCCAGCCCGTCGATCAGATCGTCGTGCATGCGCCCCGCGAACTCGCCGATCGCCGCCTGCATGAATGCCTTGCCGTATCCGGTCGAGCCGCGAAAGTTCACTTGCAACACTGCGTATCCGCGACTGGCGAGAAACTGCACTTCCGGGTCGTAGACACATGCGTCACGGTACCAGGGGCCGCCATGGACCAGGACGACTGTCGGTAGCCTCCGCGCCTCGACGCCTACGGGCAACGTCACATGGCAATAAAGTTCTAGGCCGTTACGCGATTGGATGGTTATCGGGCGGACCTCGGCGAACGCGGAGTGATCGATATCGGGGTACCGCTGGCCGAGTAAGCGAGCCGCGCCTGTCGTGTGATCATAAACCCAGGTCGTTCCGGGATGGCGGTCGTCGGTGAAATCGACCACCCAGCGCGTACCACTCGCATCACAGGACAGGTAACCGATGTCGCCGTGTGACAGCAGACTGATCTCGGCCAGGATCGCCGCGAACCCCGGGGTCAATGCATTGATCACCTGCCTCTCGCCGAGATACCGAACCCCAAGCAGTTCTCCCGTTACGGAGTTCATGATGAGGCTCGACGGATATCTCGGGTCAGCCTCGGGGCGCGGCGTATCCAAGCTGTACTGCGGATGGCTGTCGATCTCTGTCTCCACGCCGGATTCCAGGTCGATGCGCGCAAGTCGGGTCCGGTCAGTGCCAGTATTCGATCCAACGATCACACCCTTGCCGTCCGGTGTCGCACGGGCAGGCAAAGGACCTAGAGGGTAATCCCGACCTTTGAACGTAGCGACAGGGGCGAAGCTACCGTCCTCATAGCGCGCCAACTCGTGATCTCCATCCGTGTTGATGACGAAGGCGTGCAGCGTGTTGCCGGGGACGGCGATCCAGTGAACGAACCGACCGGGGCTTTCCGCGATCATTGTCAGTGCCCCGGTGGAGATGTCGATCTCATAGAGGTCAATCAAATCCGGGCTTCTGTAGTTCATCTGGACCAAAGCGACCTTAGGGCGGTCCAATGCAAGCTCCAGGCTAATGACGCGCATCCCGGGATATGGAGTCAGGTCGATGGACTTAGAGCCCCGGCCCGAGGCCTCCGTTCGATGAAGGTGCCAATTCTCGTCGCCGTCGGTGTCCTGGACGAAAAGAATGCTCTTGGAGTCGATCGTCCAACAGAAACCGTCGATGTTGCGCATAGAGTCCGCCGTCAGCCTTACGGTTTCACCGCTTCGCTCCGGTCCAAGGGTGCGGACCCAGATATTCAATCGGTCCTTCCACGGTGCGAGATAGGCGACGTTCTTGCCTTCCGGAGAGATTTGCGCCTTCAGGAATGCGGGCGTGCCAAAGAGGCTTGAGATCGCAAGGGCGCTTGAAGTCGTCATGTCGAGCCTCGTCGTTTGGCGGCGATGCGCCGCATCGGTTAGTTCGACATGGAAACTAAACTATGACGTTACGTCAGGGTCAAGCGTCGCTGATCTGGCGACCGTCGAAATCACAGCGATGGAGATCGAGGCCCCG
This sequence is a window from Agrobacterium tumefaciens. Protein-coding genes within it:
- a CDS encoding S9 family peptidase; the encoded protein is MTTSSALAISSLFGTPAFLKAQISPEGKNVAYLAPWKDRLNIWVRTLGPERSGETVRLTADSMRNIDGFCWTIDSKSILFVQDTDGDENWHLHRTEASGRGSKSIDLTPYPGMRVISLELALDRPKVALVQMNYRSPDLIDLYEIDISTGALTMIAESPGRFVHWIAVPGNTLHAFVINTDGDHELARYEDGSFAPVATFKGRDYPLGPLPARATPDGKGVIVGSNTGTDRTRLARIDLESGVETEIDSHPQYSLDTPRPEADPRYPSSLIMNSVTGELLGVRYLGERQVINALTPGFAAILAEISLLSHGDIGYLSCDASGTRWVVDFTDDRHPGTTWVYDHTTGAARLLGQRYPDIDHSAFAEVRPITIQSRNGLELYCHVTLPVGVEARRLPTVVLVHGGPWYRDACVYDPEVQFLASRGYAVLQVNFRGSTGYGKAFMQAAIGEFAGRMHDDLIDGLDWLIAEGAADPKPVAIYGCSYGGYAALVGASFTPDRFAAAIDYSGMADLRSLVEDAVPFVRPTLVNNYLAYMGDPTDPEQNRDMLARSPMSRIDRIRKPLLVIHGANDVRVARAQADAVVEAVRRNGVEVEYLLNEREGHWFINQDSNIELYQTIEKFLARHLGTHHAE
- a CDS encoding DUF6665 family protein, which gives rise to MTLFPTGLAVLEYELMAEQASALGHSGRAAEAALAKLAEREGQGTETEIERLVDNAAECVWSLFIQREVCGMSNGRDVIEQYGIPGKVLARLGAAPRHEGPLKMG
- a CDS encoding MerR family transcriptional regulator; this translates as MRSNDIARIAGVSVRTLRHYHQIGILKEPVRQPNGYRSYDVQHLIRLLRIGQLANLGIRLSDIPAVLNRDGEIETSTLDDLDRTLAEQIAVLERQRQTIASLRERRTTLDLPQEMSAALIALEDGRDAKATKAGREQAVLFGHVFGDAERSEISGLYDQLATTELSGVASELGQRFDTLGPGSTDEQIAGLAKSYVERLGPWLRDFEKVIRGASRPDAGSLISEHAIVASNSQQRQMMVLVTMALRNAPANKKKGDGE